The following coding sequences lie in one Candidatus Sysuiplasma acidicola genomic window:
- a CDS encoding NADH:ubiquinone oxidoreductase, translating into MASKFPASEPESVSPWSTRPVRIREGTVTCPVDAISGDSVAMEKCISCGRCSDAFGPEGSVSTSTSRISEPRFRRSFNLFMIDTGSCGACNLEVKALSNPMHDMQRLGIFFTGTPRHADALLVVGVLSDEMKGALRLAYDAMPHPKLVFAIGACAISGGILGKGIGEVLQADVIVPGCPPSPFTILDALIKSKGSTK; encoded by the coding sequence ATGGCATCGAAATTCCCAGCCTCAGAACCCGAGTCTGTTTCCCCCTGGTCTACACGGCCGGTGAGGATCAGGGAGGGAACGGTCACATGCCCTGTGGATGCGATATCGGGGGACAGCGTGGCGATGGAGAAGTGCATCTCATGCGGCAGGTGCAGCGATGCTTTCGGTCCGGAAGGGTCTGTCAGCACATCCACATCGAGAATATCCGAACCGCGTTTCAGGAGATCCTTCAACCTTTTCATGATAGACACGGGCTCCTGCGGCGCGTGCAATCTGGAAGTGAAGGCACTTTCAAACCCGATGCACGATATGCAGAGACTGGGAATATTTTTCACGGGCACGCCGCGGCATGCGGATGCATTACTCGTCGTCGGTGTCCTCTCTGATGAAATGAAGGGGGCACTCAGGCTCGCATATGACGCGATGCCCCATCCGAAGCTCGTCTTTGCAATAGGTGCGTGCGCGATATCTGGCGGAATACTCGGGAAGGGCATCGGGGAAGTGCTGCAGGCCGATGTGATCGTTCCCGGATGCCCTCCAAGTCCTTTCACCATACTCGATGCGCTGATAAAGTCGAAGGGGAGCACTAAATGA
- a CDS encoding phosphoadenylyl-sulfate reductase has product MTEMQERHEIMEDSNAFDLISGSVSDYGEKCGFACSFGPEDMVILDMLDRIYTGTGKSASVFTLDTGRLHSETYELMHTVHERYKVRVSVYFPDAGDVEEMVTENGMNLFYHSVEKRKLCCEVRKVKPLSRALKGKDAWITGLRRVQSKTRSVVPKVHFDQQTAMMKISPLADWSDGNVWEYIHTNKVPYNKLHDSGYPSIGCQPCTRAVLNGEDSRSGRWWWEDSNRECGLHFKENDKEGN; this is encoded by the coding sequence ATGACTGAAATGCAAGAGCGGCATGAGATAATGGAAGATAGCAATGCATTCGATTTGATTTCCGGGTCCGTATCGGATTACGGTGAAAAGTGCGGGTTCGCATGCAGCTTCGGACCGGAAGACATGGTCATACTTGACATGCTTGACAGAATTTACACCGGAACGGGAAAAAGCGCCAGTGTCTTTACGCTGGACACCGGACGCCTTCACAGTGAAACATACGAACTTATGCACACTGTCCACGAGAGATACAAGGTGCGCGTAAGTGTGTACTTTCCTGATGCAGGTGATGTCGAGGAAATGGTAACAGAGAATGGAATGAATCTTTTCTACCATTCAGTGGAAAAAAGGAAGTTGTGCTGCGAGGTGAGAAAGGTAAAACCGCTGAGCAGGGCACTCAAAGGAAAGGACGCGTGGATCACGGGCCTGAGAAGGGTTCAATCAAAAACACGATCTGTTGTGCCAAAAGTGCACTTCGATCAACAAACTGCCATGATGAAAATATCCCCACTTGCGGACTGGAGCGATGGAAATGTGTGGGAATACATACACACTAATAAAGTGCCATACAACAAGCTCCATGATTCCGGCTACCCCAGTATAGGGTGCCAACCGTGCACAAGAGCGGTGTTGAATGGAGAGGATTCACGAAGTGGAAGGTGGTGGTGGGAAGATAGTAACAGAGAATGCGGCCTTCACTTTAAGGAGAACGACAAAGAAGGAAATTGA
- a CDS encoding hydrogenase 4 subunit F codes for MIDLLPVILLVIPIAFSLSYFLKHFRPMHVIAASMTVAIAVLLNLFSISESSFFLVDSLTRVILLTVSIIYLLSTVFGLGYHSRMGGSKNLRLHMSLMDLFAASMFFSLMVNDFGLLWIGVEATTVSSALLLVIEMQPLDVEAAWRYVIIVSAGLTIGLISVIMIYFNFGTLTISRLISVRHTASVTLEIAAATALVGYGTKIGLVPMHTWLPDAHSRAPSEVSAMFSGVLLPVAVYALYRVYQVTFDPKMEYLFIFFGVATVVIAAFILASQRDLKRMFAYSTMENMGIMVIGFIIGGAGFAGAVILLVSHAFGKAGAFYSSGNILESYQTRYMPDIHNLKENMPYTTASLMLSSLSVTGSPPFGTFIGEFLIILALFMAGYWFIAIIIVISIIIAFASVNFKIAGMVFSGSEERRSDAGRSQRAVAIIAALLSAMVTVFFFITGGYVIG; via the coding sequence ATGATTGATCTTCTCCCTGTCATTCTGCTCGTGATTCCAATCGCATTTTCGCTCAGCTATTTCCTGAAACATTTCAGGCCCATGCACGTTATTGCGGCATCGATGACTGTGGCAATCGCAGTCCTGCTCAATCTGTTTTCCATTTCCGAATCGTCGTTCTTCCTCGTGGACAGTCTCACAAGAGTCATACTGCTGACCGTGTCGATCATTTACCTGCTCTCCACGGTGTTCGGTCTAGGGTATCACAGCAGAATGGGCGGTTCCAAGAATCTCAGACTGCATATGTCGCTCATGGACCTGTTTGCGGCCAGCATGTTCTTCTCACTTATGGTGAACGACTTCGGTCTTCTGTGGATCGGAGTGGAAGCCACGACCGTATCCAGTGCATTGCTCCTTGTCATAGAAATGCAGCCGCTCGACGTTGAGGCAGCCTGGAGATATGTCATCATAGTTTCGGCCGGCCTTACGATAGGCCTCATTTCGGTCATCATGATTTACTTCAATTTCGGCACACTGACGATTTCACGGCTCATATCGGTCAGGCACACGGCTTCGGTAACGCTGGAAATAGCGGCCGCGACGGCGCTTGTAGGATACGGCACAAAGATCGGGCTCGTGCCAATGCATACATGGTTGCCCGACGCCCACAGCAGAGCGCCGTCCGAAGTGAGCGCCATGTTTTCCGGCGTCCTGCTGCCTGTCGCGGTTTATGCCCTTTACCGGGTGTATCAGGTCACATTCGACCCGAAAATGGAATATCTCTTCATCTTCTTCGGCGTTGCAACGGTTGTAATCGCTGCGTTCATACTGGCTTCGCAGCGCGATCTGAAAAGGATGTTTGCCTACTCCACGATGGAGAACATGGGCATAATGGTCATCGGATTCATCATCGGTGGCGCTGGTTTCGCTGGCGCTGTAATCCTCCTTGTTTCGCATGCATTCGGAAAGGCAGGGGCATTCTACTCGTCCGGCAACATACTCGAGAGCTACCAGACGAGATACATGCCGGATATTCACAACCTGAAGGAAAACATGCCATATACGACCGCTTCCCTGATGCTCTCCTCACTGAGCGTCACAGGCTCGCCTCCCTTCGGCACTTTCATAGGCGAATTTCTCATAATACTGGCACTCTTCATGGCAGGGTACTGGTTCATTGCAATCATCATTGTCATTTCAATAATCATTGCATTTGCGAGCGTCAACTTCAAGATCGCAGGCATGGTATTCTCCGGCTCCGAAGAGCGGAGAAGTGATGCGGGACGGTCGCAGAGGGCAGTTGCCATCATTGCAGCCCTGTTGTCGGCCATGGTCACCGTCTTTTTCTTCATCACCGGGGGTTATGTGATTGGATAA
- a CDS encoding phosphosulfolactate synthase codes for MALFLDNLTSGREGKPRDKGKTMVLDRIAYGTSEVVEMLSDYIDTVKIGWGIPMLLDVDALRVRISFYKQHHIHVSNGGTMLELSVSKGRYIQTLSSFKDAGFDTIELSEGIIDMPANIKSGIAEFAHSNGLRLNVEIGKKDPRNQLSLDETIQGVERAFDLEPDVVIIEGRETGRGVEIYDEAGTIKWDWVDRLLEVSRPSMLMFEAPIERQQTELILHIGSYVNLGNVSFASVAALETQRQGLRGDTFGVVAPAPEVNGGPASRFVYYVLSTHGSMDQSKIVRSTGLTRRTVQKALNTLLGSGLVREARDQHDMRKRIYSAIHRSLSMKREND; via the coding sequence ATGGCGCTTTTTCTGGATAACCTGACTTCCGGCAGGGAGGGAAAACCCAGAGACAAAGGCAAGACTATGGTCCTCGACAGGATAGCATACGGCACTTCTGAGGTCGTGGAGATGCTTTCTGATTACATAGACACAGTGAAAATCGGATGGGGCATTCCGATGCTTCTGGACGTTGATGCACTGAGAGTCCGTATTTCGTTTTACAAACAACACCACATTCATGTCTCGAACGGTGGTACAATGCTCGAACTGTCCGTTTCGAAAGGCAGGTACATTCAGACTCTTTCATCTTTCAAAGACGCAGGTTTCGACACTATTGAATTGAGTGAAGGTATTATCGATATGCCGGCGAACATAAAGTCTGGTATAGCGGAGTTCGCACACTCGAATGGGCTCAGGCTGAATGTGGAAATCGGTAAGAAGGATCCAAGGAATCAGCTCAGTCTTGATGAAACGATCCAGGGTGTTGAAAGGGCTTTCGATCTCGAGCCGGATGTGGTGATAATAGAAGGCAGGGAAACAGGCAGGGGCGTTGAGATATATGATGAGGCAGGCACGATAAAGTGGGACTGGGTAGATCGCCTTCTCGAAGTCTCCCGTCCGTCTATGCTGATGTTTGAAGCACCCATTGAGCGGCAGCAGACAGAACTCATATTACACATTGGCTCGTACGTCAATCTCGGCAACGTGTCGTTTGCAAGCGTGGCTGCGCTCGAGACTCAGAGGCAGGGATTGCGAGGCGACACATTTGGTGTCGTAGCTCCTGCGCCCGAGGTTAACGGAGGCCCTGCGTCAAGATTTGTTTATTATGTGCTTAGCACGCACGGTTCAATGGATCAGTCAAAAATAGTCAGATCCACCGGTCTCACAAGGAGGACCGTACAGAAGGCACTCAACACACTTCTCGGTTCGGGTCTCGTCAGAGAGGCCAGGGACCAGCACGATATGCGTAAAAGGATATACTCGGCTATTCACCGCTCGCTGTCAATGAAGCGGGAAAACGACTGA
- a CDS encoding formate hydrogenlyase has protein sequence MDKDNQLSAVFRIDNVLYCVKGRSSTALVRCDTAELKDYENYPSITGEFEKSPSDGKLFNFNLGPASGGILESVKLNVYTDGERITGIVPETQFKNRHVRMKGSAPDDALLKTERINGAYAAGYGTAFCLAAEDISGVDVDYDVQLVRMIMSELERMANHIQVIGKLSEGASQNVATYQLFALEERVRRIISKHFGHRFFYGVNGIGGLERAVATDGLSAELDRVIGELASIWDALTSSRMFLDRIQTTCYAKKPWTVGPVARAADFKFDTRTSGYLPYSDFGFEISSDDTGDVLSRALVRRYEIDSSRSMIGEICKKVRRVGKKTRTVNGFDGRAVKRVETPGGDMVMFLDMKNNLVTGFDIRSASTANMPAFMQGAVTGILTDFTFAWESFGFWISEMGGYQ, from the coding sequence TTGGATAAGGACAACCAGCTGTCTGCAGTGTTCAGAATAGACAACGTGCTTTACTGCGTGAAGGGCCGTTCGTCGACTGCGCTTGTCCGTTGCGACACAGCGGAACTGAAAGACTATGAAAACTATCCGTCGATTACGGGTGAATTTGAAAAGTCACCGTCGGACGGCAAGCTGTTCAACTTCAATCTTGGACCAGCATCCGGTGGAATACTTGAAAGTGTTAAACTGAATGTCTACACTGACGGCGAAAGAATTACGGGCATAGTGCCGGAAACACAATTCAAGAACAGGCACGTCCGGATGAAAGGCTCCGCACCGGACGACGCACTGCTCAAGACGGAGAGGATAAACGGAGCATATGCGGCAGGCTACGGAACGGCGTTCTGTCTTGCGGCGGAGGATATTTCGGGAGTCGATGTGGACTACGATGTTCAGCTCGTGAGGATGATCATGTCCGAGCTTGAAAGGATGGCCAACCACATTCAAGTCATCGGAAAGCTTTCCGAGGGAGCCTCCCAAAACGTTGCTACGTATCAGCTGTTTGCACTCGAAGAGAGGGTAAGAAGAATAATTTCCAAACATTTCGGGCACAGGTTCTTTTACGGCGTCAACGGCATCGGCGGCCTGGAAAGGGCGGTGGCGACAGACGGACTGAGCGCGGAGCTGGATCGTGTTATCGGCGAGCTGGCATCCATCTGGGATGCACTCACGTCGTCCAGAATGTTCCTGGACAGAATACAGACCACCTGCTATGCGAAGAAACCGTGGACGGTAGGCCCCGTTGCCAGGGCCGCCGACTTCAAATTCGACACGAGGACTTCTGGCTATCTGCCGTACAGCGACTTCGGCTTCGAAATATCCTCCGACGATACCGGTGACGTTCTTTCCAGAGCACTGGTGCGCCGATACGAGATAGACAGCTCCCGTTCAATGATCGGCGAAATATGCAAGAAAGTCAGGCGTGTCGGCAAAAAGACGCGAACGGTAAACGGATTTGATGGAAGAGCGGTGAAACGTGTTGAAACCCCGGGCGGCGACATGGTGATGTTCCTTGACATGAAGAATAATCTTGTCACCGGTTTCGACATCCGCTCTGCATCGACCGCCAACATGCCTGCATTCATGCAGGGAGCGGTGACAGGCATACTGACCGATTTCACCTTTGCATGGGAGAGCTTCGGCTTCTGGATATCTGAAATGGGGGGTTATCAGTGA
- a CDS encoding ABC transporter ATP-binding protein yields MMQMKTLTKFFPGAKAAAVDALNLEVNDGEIVGFAGLNGAGKTTTIRICAGIIFPTSGTAEIDGHNIVSEKRKASCNIGWVPEFPNFEPNAKPVSLLNYYGRFYDINKKDLEDRIETLLKATGLSEHTEKRLKNYSQGMKKRFSLASALLSDPRNMLLDETLNGLDPEGVRYVKSLIMSMKKEGRAIFLSSHILSELENVADRIAIIKSGKVVSIVSRNELSHLGSRQTIRLSVVNPDSKLITLLQSYGEVSSEGNDFSVTNVRVDAEKAHLVNNELARAGYVVSRFTVAGENFEDYFFRLVGQ; encoded by the coding sequence TTGATGCAGATGAAGACACTGACAAAGTTTTTTCCCGGAGCGAAAGCTGCAGCAGTCGATGCGCTAAATCTGGAAGTCAACGACGGTGAAATAGTGGGTTTTGCCGGACTGAACGGTGCCGGCAAGACAACGACCATCAGAATTTGCGCAGGCATAATCTTCCCCACAAGCGGCACAGCGGAGATAGACGGTCATAATATCGTAAGTGAGAAGAGAAAGGCGTCCTGCAACATAGGCTGGGTTCCTGAATTTCCAAACTTTGAGCCAAATGCCAAGCCGGTCAGTCTTTTGAATTATTACGGCAGATTCTACGACATTAATAAGAAGGATCTGGAAGACAGAATAGAGACGCTGCTCAAAGCAACCGGCCTTTCAGAGCACACTGAAAAGAGGCTCAAGAACTACTCCCAGGGCATGAAGAAAAGATTTTCTCTTGCATCTGCTCTGCTGTCGGATCCGCGCAACATGCTGCTAGATGAAACACTGAACGGCCTGGACCCTGAAGGAGTACGATATGTGAAAAGCCTTATCATGTCGATGAAGAAGGAAGGGAGGGCGATTTTTCTTTCCTCCCACATCCTTTCCGAACTGGAGAATGTGGCCGACCGTATTGCTATAATAAAATCCGGGAAGGTCGTGAGTATCGTGAGTCGGAACGAACTTTCTCATCTGGGCAGCAGACAGACTATAAGGCTGTCCGTCGTCAACCCCGACAGCAAACTCATCACGCTGCTGCAGTCTTATGGTGAAGTCTCCAGCGAAGGTAACGACTTTTCAGTGACAAACGTCAGGGTTGACGCTGAGAAGGCGCATCTTGTAAACAACGAGCTTGCAAGGGCCGGTTATGTTGTCAGCCGTTTCACTGTCGCAGGAGAAAATTTTGAGGATTACTTCTTCAGGCTGGTGGGGCAGTAG
- a CDS encoding DUF72 domain-containing protein yields the protein MIRTGCMGWSYADWVGPFYPQRSSQSDFLSLYSLVFDTVEVDSSFYRMPSHEMVDQWKSRTPDDFLFTLKLPGIFTHDRRLLVQQSAVEEFENVAKAFGSKLACVLIMLPPSSRFELLFDQLRDMLDLLGTRIRYAVEFRHQSWFRQEVFKFLSDRNICFVWSINQYAESPAELTSDLIYLRFIGDRKITRFDRTQRDRTATIREWQYRLHSSIEENKVRDAYVFSNNHFAGFAPETINTFRRFAGMGEKDWRRIMAERKAGSQGKGRQTGLDW from the coding sequence ATGATACGCACAGGCTGCATGGGGTGGTCATACGCTGACTGGGTTGGACCTTTTTATCCGCAGCGCTCTTCACAGAGCGATTTCCTGTCGCTTTACAGTCTTGTATTCGATACAGTGGAAGTTGACTCCTCCTTTTACAGGATGCCGTCCCATGAGATGGTTGACCAATGGAAAAGCAGAACGCCGGATGACTTCCTGTTTACGCTCAAACTTCCAGGCATTTTCACTCATGATCGCAGACTGCTTGTCCAGCAGTCTGCAGTGGAAGAGTTTGAGAACGTAGCCAAAGCTTTCGGATCAAAGCTGGCATGCGTCCTTATCATGCTTCCCCCTTCGAGCAGGTTTGAACTCTTGTTTGACCAGCTCAGGGATATGTTAGATCTTCTTGGCACCCGGATAAGATATGCTGTAGAATTTAGGCATCAATCGTGGTTCAGGCAGGAGGTCTTCAAGTTCCTCTCTGACCGAAACATCTGTTTTGTCTGGTCAATCAACCAGTACGCTGAATCTCCCGCAGAGCTTACAAGCGATTTGATCTATCTCAGATTCATAGGGGATCGGAAAATAACAAGGTTCGACAGGACACAGAGAGACAGAACTGCAACAATCCGTGAATGGCAGTACAGACTACATTCAAGCATCGAGGAAAATAAGGTAAGGGATGCCTATGTCTTTTCAAACAACCACTTCGCGGGATTCGCCCCGGAGACGATAAACACATTCAGACGTTTTGCAGGCATGGGCGAAAAGGACTGGCGGAGGATCATGGCTGAACGAAAAGCGGGCAGTCAGGGAAAGGGGAGACAGACCGGTCTTGACTGGTAG
- a CDS encoding site-specific DNA-methyltransferase → MKTVHRIIFGNAATELPAFRGDPVDLVVTSPPYPMISIWDRLFGSSDERIADALLDANGEKAFELMHQQLDEVWKKLYEVLNPGGIACINIGDATRSIGGRFRVFPNHARILNSCTAAGFDVLPEILWRKQSNKPNKFIGSGMLPAGAYPTQEHEYIVILRKGTKRVFSDSSVLKRRYQSAYFWEERNEWFSDVWENIKGTRQTSRPNGSRTAAFPLDLCYRLICMFSIIGDTVIDPFAGTGTTILASIAAGRNSVGIEIDSSLGEEIESKLKDAVSLAGDLSGRRIASHRKFISDRLARAPTSKMEHINRHYGFPVVTSQETELRLPELLEARLDQDFTVHATYR, encoded by the coding sequence TTGAAAACTGTTCACAGAATAATCTTCGGCAATGCTGCGACGGAGCTTCCTGCATTCCGGGGCGATCCAGTTGATCTTGTCGTAACCTCTCCTCCGTATCCTATGATATCAATCTGGGACAGATTATTCGGCAGCAGCGATGAGCGAATCGCCGACGCGCTGCTTGACGCAAATGGCGAAAAGGCGTTCGAACTGATGCATCAGCAGCTGGACGAAGTCTGGAAAAAACTCTATGAGGTGCTGAATCCCGGCGGCATTGCGTGCATAAACATCGGTGATGCTACGAGGTCAATTGGCGGCAGATTCCGTGTGTTTCCAAATCACGCGAGGATTTTGAATTCGTGCACTGCCGCCGGGTTCGATGTTCTGCCTGAGATACTGTGGAGGAAACAGTCCAACAAGCCAAATAAGTTCATCGGTTCAGGCATGCTTCCTGCAGGTGCATATCCGACACAGGAGCACGAATATATTGTAATACTCAGGAAGGGTACAAAGCGTGTTTTTTCAGACAGTTCCGTGCTGAAGCGTAGATATCAGAGCGCATATTTCTGGGAGGAGCGTAACGAATGGTTTTCCGACGTCTGGGAAAACATCAAAGGGACGAGACAGACATCCCGGCCGAACGGCAGCAGGACGGCTGCGTTCCCGCTAGATTTGTGCTACAGGCTGATTTGTATGTTTTCAATCATCGGCGATACCGTGATAGATCCGTTTGCCGGAACAGGAACAACGATCCTGGCATCGATTGCGGCAGGACGCAACAGCGTTGGAATCGAAATCGACAGCTCCCTTGGCGAAGAGATAGAGTCGAAATTGAAGGATGCTGTTTCACTCGCAGGAGATTTGAGCGGAAGAAGGATCGCCAGTCACAGGAAATTCATATCCGACAGGCTGGCACGCGCTCCGACATCAAAGATGGAGCACATCAACAGGCACTATGGATTTCCGGTCGTAACGTCGCAGGAAACGGAGCTAAGGCTGCCTGAGCTTTTGGAAGCACGTCTTGATCAGGACTTCACAGTTCACGCCACCTATCGATGA
- a CDS encoding ABC transporter permease — translation MNNYLNDFLKIMRSRAGIISVIVIILFSLVIGYASESSFISSNPASTLSIAPGYYSNSTEIHFAMQVYNGYGQGVPGKVVNYSLIVNTNAGTVNRYYNVVSGHDGFANLTFMSFPGEIMSTLGNKSQPPAILASAALPGQPYSSGMPLPVFFNWTGTTYWLSVVRNPSHPLQGMIHVTFIGPPANFTNSVGIYYSNNTKVYYNNLSSTTGYHLVANISDFSAINLPLTLKGNSSQTYIFAAFSSNGELAGETSGSISFVPPSSQILTVFFSSSSVLMSEFVPLLAVFAGYFFFGRERVSGIIESVLVRPVTRGSVIVSRYVASVVLFAIASAAGLLVVYFFVGLYTSYYIPSVYLGYAFWALLVMCGGFIGLVFLASIFMKSAGSMLGLSIGIYIALSFLWSFISLIVSVLLGRSFGSAAFIRTYVAMLYLSPSGYLTLVSMIATNNFLFGQVSNLSSLGLSEAGVIAGGILWLTVPFILAAILFVRRD, via the coding sequence ATGAACAACTATCTCAATGATTTCCTCAAGATTATGCGCAGCAGGGCCGGCATAATTTCCGTCATTGTAATCATACTGTTCAGTCTCGTGATTGGATATGCTTCCGAAAGTTCGTTCATCTCGAGCAACCCTGCTTCCACCCTGTCAATCGCCCCGGGATATTATTCAAACAGTACTGAAATTCATTTTGCAATGCAGGTCTACAACGGTTACGGTCAGGGAGTGCCTGGCAAGGTTGTCAATTACAGTTTGATTGTCAATACGAACGCCGGGACTGTCAACAGGTATTACAATGTTGTTTCGGGCCATGATGGTTTCGCCAACCTGACGTTCATGAGCTTTCCGGGCGAGATTATGAGCACACTCGGAAACAAGAGCCAGCCGCCTGCCATCCTTGCTTCTGCTGCACTACCTGGCCAGCCCTACTCATCCGGAATGCCCTTACCAGTATTTTTCAATTGGACGGGAACAACTTACTGGCTCAGTGTCGTCAGGAATCCCTCTCATCCGCTGCAGGGCATGATACACGTGACCTTTATCGGCCCTCCTGCGAACTTTACCAATTCGGTCGGCATTTATTACAGCAACAATACGAAGGTGTATTACAACAACCTGTCTTCAACTACCGGTTACCATCTTGTGGCGAATATAAGTGACTTCAGCGCGATAAATCTGCCGCTCACATTGAAAGGAAACAGTTCTCAGACCTATATCTTTGCGGCATTCAGCAGCAATGGCGAACTCGCCGGTGAGACTTCCGGATCGATAAGTTTCGTCCCTCCCTCAAGCCAGATCCTGACAGTTTTCTTTTCCAGCAGTTCCGTATTGATGTCTGAATTTGTGCCGTTGCTCGCCGTCTTTGCAGGCTATTTCTTCTTCGGAAGGGAAAGAGTCTCCGGTATAATCGAGTCCGTTTTGGTGAGACCGGTTACCAGAGGCAGTGTGATTGTGTCCAGATACGTGGCATCGGTTGTGCTTTTTGCCATTGCCTCCGCAGCGGGACTGTTGGTCGTCTACTTCTTTGTCGGTCTCTATACAAGTTACTACATTCCGTCAGTTTACCTGGGTTATGCTTTCTGGGCGCTGCTGGTAATGTGCGGCGGTTTCATAGGACTCGTATTTCTCGCATCCATCTTCATGAAATCGGCCGGTTCAATGCTCGGCCTGAGTATTGGCATCTATATCGCGTTGTCTTTCCTCTGGAGTTTCATCTCGCTTATCGTCAGCGTGCTGTTGGGGAGATCCTTCGGCAGCGCGGCCTTCATTCGCACCTATGTTGCAATGCTCTATCTCAGCCCTTCGGGATATTTGACGCTGGTATCGATGATTGCAACAAACAACTTCCTGTTCGGGCAGGTCTCCAACCTCTCCTCCCTTGGTCTGAGCGAAGCAGGCGTCATCGCAGGCGGTATTCTGTGGCTGACGGTCCCGTTCATACTCGCAGCGATTCTATTTGTCAGGCGGGACTGA
- a CDS encoding fumarylacetoacetate hydrolase family protein, with protein MNARKAGILRYLNVIHGSKRDLAIRTDGGIITLGMLRGLTGSRYANARSTDDVIRRPKVAEKIVSDFVQHRNRLEKESLQESEVKFLPCVIKPGKIVCVGLNYRKHAQEIGVPLPQFPVIFSKFSESVAAHLQSIPIAAEGWNVDYEAELGLVIGCGARRIAAGDALNAVFGYFAANDVSAREPQMITSQWLLGKTSVNFAPIGPYIVTPDETGRPDRLRIRCSVNGEVRQDSSTSDMIFGCDYIISYVSQYFPLYPGDIILTGTPEGVILGSRGRRKWISPGDTVEVEIERLGTLRNTFIDEVEESALPAPL; from the coding sequence GTGAATGCGCGGAAGGCGGGCATTTTGAGATACCTCAATGTGATTCATGGAAGTAAGCGCGATCTGGCAATCCGGACTGACGGCGGCATAATCACTCTCGGGATGCTGCGCGGACTCACAGGCAGCAGGTATGCGAATGCCAGATCCACAGACGACGTGATAAGGCGGCCGAAGGTTGCGGAAAAAATAGTGTCTGATTTCGTGCAGCACCGGAACAGGCTGGAGAAGGAGTCGCTTCAGGAATCTGAAGTGAAATTCCTGCCATGCGTCATCAAGCCCGGAAAGATCGTCTGTGTCGGTCTCAATTACAGGAAACATGCACAGGAGATCGGAGTGCCTTTGCCGCAGTTTCCTGTCATCTTCAGCAAGTTTTCAGAGTCTGTGGCGGCCCATCTCCAGAGTATTCCAATAGCCGCAGAAGGATGGAATGTCGATTATGAGGCCGAACTTGGCCTGGTTATAGGCTGCGGTGCGCGCAGGATTGCTGCCGGAGATGCGCTGAATGCTGTGTTCGGTTACTTCGCGGCTAACGACGTTTCGGCAAGAGAGCCTCAGATGATAACTAGCCAGTGGCTGCTGGGAAAGACGTCCGTGAATTTTGCGCCAATCGGACCGTATATTGTGACGCCGGACGAGACCGGAAGACCGGATCGGTTGAGGATCAGGTGCTCGGTGAACGGCGAGGTCAGGCAGGATTCCAGTACCTCCGACATGATATTCGGCTGCGATTACATCATATCGTATGTGTCGCAGTACTTCCCGCTTTACCCCGGCGACATAATTCTGACGGGGACACCCGAAGGAGTGATACTCGGAAGCAGAGGAAGAAGGAAATGGATCTCTCCAGGAGATACGGTGGAAGTGGAGATTGAAAGATTAGGCACGCTCAGAAACACATTCATAGATGAAGTGGAAGAGAGCGCCTTGCCTGCGCCGCTCTGA